In Streptomyces sp. NBC_01426, one genomic interval encodes:
- a CDS encoding class II fructose-bisphosphate aldolase: MTLVPAGGLVADAAKAGRAVAAFNIITLEHAEAVIAGAEQVGLPVILQLSENAVKFRGGQLLPIARAAVACAEAAAVPVGLHLDHVKSSELLRRAADAGFGSVMYDAAQLPYAENLEATRSAADWAHANGLWIEAELGEVGGKNGAAPLDPHAPGARTDPDEARRFVADSGVDALAVAIGSSHAMTSRTAVLDHALLARLAKTVDVPLVLHGSSGLPDSELAAAVAGGIRKVNIGTALNVAMTDAIRTHLTPADPRPYLTAARTAMAKTAAAMLTALN, encoded by the coding sequence ATGACCCTCGTCCCCGCCGGCGGCCTGGTGGCGGACGCGGCCAAGGCCGGCCGCGCCGTCGCCGCCTTCAACATCATCACGCTGGAACACGCCGAAGCCGTCATCGCGGGCGCCGAGCAGGTGGGCCTGCCGGTGATCCTGCAACTCAGCGAGAACGCGGTGAAGTTCCGGGGCGGGCAACTGCTCCCCATCGCCCGCGCGGCCGTCGCCTGCGCGGAGGCGGCCGCCGTCCCCGTCGGGCTGCACCTCGACCACGTCAAGAGCTCCGAACTGCTGCGTCGGGCCGCGGACGCCGGCTTCGGGTCGGTGATGTACGACGCCGCGCAGTTGCCGTACGCCGAGAACCTGGAGGCCACTCGCTCCGCCGCCGACTGGGCCCACGCCAACGGGCTGTGGATCGAGGCCGAACTGGGGGAGGTCGGGGGCAAGAACGGGGCCGCGCCGCTGGACCCGCACGCGCCGGGCGCCCGTACCGACCCGGACGAGGCGCGACGGTTCGTCGCCGACTCCGGGGTGGACGCGCTCGCCGTCGCCATCGGCAGCAGCCACGCCATGACCAGCCGGACCGCCGTACTGGACCACGCGCTGCTCGCCCGCCTGGCCAAGACCGTGGACGTGCCCCTGGTGCTGCACGGCTCCTCCGGGCTCCCGGACTCCGAACTCGCGGCAGCCGTCGCGGGCGGCATCCGCAAGGTCAACATCGGCACCGCGCTGAACGTGGCGATGACGGACGCCATCCGCACCCACCTCACGCCCGCGGACCCGCGCCCCTACCTCACGGCGGCCCGAACGGCGATGGCGAAGACCGCCGCCGCCATGCTCACCGCCCTGAACTGA
- a CDS encoding LysR family transcriptional regulator gives MIDPRRLRILRAVADHRTVTAAAAALYLTPSAVSQQLAALEQETGHALLTRSGRGVRLTAAGEILVGHAHEVLAQLERAEAELAAYAGGSAGEVTVAAFATGIAEVLAPALARLAVDHPGIRLRVRDAEGDQSLPLLLAGEADLALAVEYRGAPGADDGRLSIVPLYAEPFDAVLPAGHPLADLPTVSLADLSDSDWVGQYPGNPCHDVTLLACELAGFQPRFAHSSDDFRAVTALVGAGGGVALVPRSALRGMDLKEVQVRPVVGPAATRRVFAATRRGAESHPLIAPVLAALSREAERVPTH, from the coding sequence GTGATCGACCCCCGCCGGCTGCGCATCCTGCGGGCCGTGGCGGACCACCGTACGGTGACCGCCGCGGCCGCAGCCCTGTACCTCACCCCCTCCGCCGTCTCCCAGCAGCTCGCCGCGCTGGAGCAGGAGACCGGACACGCCCTGCTGACCCGCAGCGGCCGGGGCGTACGGCTCACCGCGGCCGGGGAGATCCTCGTCGGGCACGCCCACGAGGTGCTGGCCCAACTGGAGCGCGCCGAAGCCGAACTCGCGGCGTACGCGGGCGGCTCGGCGGGCGAGGTCACGGTCGCCGCCTTCGCCACCGGCATCGCGGAGGTGCTCGCCCCGGCGCTCGCCCGCCTCGCGGTGGACCATCCCGGGATCCGGCTCCGCGTCCGCGACGCTGAGGGCGACCAGAGCCTGCCGCTGCTGCTGGCCGGCGAGGCGGACCTGGCGCTCGCGGTGGAGTACCGGGGCGCCCCGGGCGCGGACGACGGCCGGCTGTCGATCGTCCCCCTCTACGCGGAACCCTTCGACGCGGTCCTGCCGGCCGGTCACCCCCTCGCGGACCTGCCCACCGTGTCGCTCGCGGACCTCTCCGACTCCGACTGGGTGGGCCAGTACCCCGGCAACCCGTGCCACGACGTGACCCTGCTGGCCTGTGAACTGGCCGGTTTCCAGCCGCGGTTCGCGCACTCCTCCGACGACTTCCGCGCCGTGACGGCCCTCGTCGGCGCGGGGGGCGGCGTCGCCCTGGTCCCGCGTTCGGCCCTGCGCGGCATGGACCTCAAGGAGGTCCAGGTCCGCCCGGTCGTCGGCCCGGCCGCCACCCGCCGGGTCTTCGCCGCCACCCGCCGGGGCGCCGAGTCCCACCCGCTGATCGCCCCCGTGCTGGCGGCCCTGTCGCGCGAGGCGGAACGGGTCCCGACGCACTGA
- a CDS encoding LysR family transcriptional regulator: METRELRYFVAVAEELHFGRAAQRLGIAQPPLSRAIQQLERRLGVTLLDRTSRTVTLTEAGSVLLAEGRAALGAVHAAERRTRRAGLSATGRPGLVLVTKASASRELLAELLDAYAAEPGAVPVDVILCGPAEQERLLREGRADVALLHRPFDSTAGFDSEVLGTEGQVVVLPVGHPLTVRAHVHMADVAGLPGLPLPRWPGPDGTYPPGPGPQVRDHAQLLQLVALGRACAVSPESCRAQLPGDLAAVPVLDAPKVTTVIAWPPHSRSRAVADLVRTATRLR, translated from the coding sequence ATGGAGACCCGGGAACTGCGCTACTTCGTCGCGGTCGCTGAAGAGCTGCACTTCGGGCGGGCCGCGCAGCGGCTCGGGATCGCGCAGCCGCCCCTGTCACGGGCGATCCAGCAGCTCGAACGCCGGCTCGGGGTAACGCTGCTGGATCGGACCAGCCGCACCGTCACGCTGACCGAGGCCGGTTCGGTGCTGTTGGCCGAGGGCCGGGCGGCCCTCGGCGCGGTCCACGCCGCCGAGCGCCGGACCCGCCGCGCAGGCCTTTCCGCGACCGGGCGTCCCGGCCTGGTCCTGGTGACGAAGGCCAGCGCGTCCAGAGAACTGCTGGCCGAACTGCTCGACGCGTACGCCGCCGAACCCGGCGCGGTCCCCGTCGACGTCATCCTGTGCGGCCCGGCCGAGCAGGAACGGCTTCTGCGCGAGGGCCGGGCCGACGTGGCGCTGTTGCACCGGCCGTTCGACTCGACGGCCGGGTTCGACTCCGAAGTCCTCGGCACGGAGGGCCAGGTCGTGGTCCTGCCGGTTGGGCATCCGCTCACCGTCCGGGCCCATGTGCACATGGCCGACGTCGCCGGGCTGCCGGGCCTTCCTCTACCGCGTTGGCCCGGCCCGGACGGCACCTACCCGCCCGGCCCCGGCCCACAAGTCCGCGACCACGCGCAGTTGTTGCAGCTCGTCGCGCTCGGCCGGGCGTGCGCGGTGTCACCGGAGTCGTGCCGAGCCCAACTGCCCGGTGACCTCGCCGCCGTGCCCGTGCTGGACGCGCCGAAAGTCACCACCGTGATCGCCTGGCCACCGCACAGTCGGTCCCGAGCCGTCGCCGACCTTGTCCGCACTGCGACACGTCTGCGGTAG
- a CDS encoding SDR family oxidoreductase, translating to MSERTIALVTGANKGIGHEIAAGLGALGWSVGVGARDDQRREAAVEHLRAAGVDAFGVPLDVTDDASVTAAARLIEERAGRLDVLVNNAGIAGGMPQEPTRADLATIRTVVETNVIGVIRVTNAMMPLLRRSASPRIVNMSSSVGSLTRQSGTAAEQTAGPVAVAYAPSKTFLNAVTLQYARELRGTNILINAGCPGYVATDLNGFRGVRTPEQGAAIAIKLATLPDDGPTGQFFDDAGVVPW from the coding sequence ATGAGCGAACGAACGATTGCGCTGGTCACCGGCGCGAACAAGGGAATCGGCCACGAGATCGCCGCGGGCCTGGGCGCCCTCGGCTGGAGCGTCGGCGTCGGTGCCCGAGACGATCAGCGGCGTGAGGCAGCGGTGGAGCACCTGCGCGCGGCCGGCGTCGACGCGTTCGGCGTACCGCTGGACGTGACCGACGACGCGAGCGTCACCGCCGCCGCACGGCTGATCGAGGAACGGGCGGGGCGCCTCGACGTGCTCGTCAACAACGCCGGCATCGCCGGCGGCATGCCGCAGGAGCCCACCCGAGCCGATCTCGCCACCATCCGGACGGTCGTGGAGACCAACGTGATCGGCGTCATCCGCGTCACCAACGCGATGATGCCGCTGCTGCGCCGCTCTGCGTCACCTCGGATCGTGAACATGTCCAGCAGCGTCGGCTCCCTCACCCGACAGTCAGGAACCGCCGCCGAGCAGACGGCGGGTCCCGTGGCCGTGGCGTACGCACCGTCCAAGACGTTCCTGAACGCCGTCACCCTCCAGTACGCCCGGGAGCTGCGCGGCACGAACATCCTGATCAACGCCGGCTGCCCCGGCTACGTCGCGACCGACCTCAACGGCTTCCGCGGCGTGCGCACCCCCGAACAGGGCGCGGCGATCGCCATCAAACTCGCGACCCTGCCCGACGACGGCCCCACCGGCCAGTTCTTCGACGACGCCGGCGTAGTGCCCTGGTGA
- a CDS encoding methionyl-tRNA formyltransferase: MRVVMFGYQTWGHRTLKALLDSEHDVVMVVTHPKSEHAYEKIWSDSVAELAEEHGVPVVIRNRPDDEELFRLLKEADPDILVANNWRTWIPPRIYNLPRHGTLNVHDSLLPKYAGFSPLIWALINGEPEVGVTAHMMDEVLDAGDIVLQRSVAVGPTDTTTDLFHKTVDLIAPVTIGALDLIASGQSEFTKQDRSQATFFHKRAEEDIRIDWTWPAEVLERLVRAQCAPYPAAFTFHKGKRLEVLSAVVSEGLYGGTPGRIFYREGEGVVIVAGADARTGRNHGLAVTRVRTEDGRELPASEYFTAMGGYLTGRP; this comes from the coding sequence ATGCGGGTCGTCATGTTCGGCTACCAAACCTGGGGCCATCGCACCCTGAAGGCGCTCCTGGACTCCGAGCACGACGTCGTGATGGTCGTGACGCACCCCAAGAGCGAGCACGCGTACGAGAAGATCTGGAGCGACTCGGTCGCCGAGCTCGCCGAGGAACACGGTGTTCCGGTCGTCATCCGCAACCGCCCCGACGACGAGGAGCTGTTCCGGCTGCTCAAGGAGGCCGACCCGGACATCCTCGTCGCCAACAACTGGCGTACCTGGATCCCGCCGCGCATCTACAACCTGCCGCGGCACGGCACCCTCAACGTGCACGACTCGCTGCTGCCCAAGTACGCCGGCTTCTCCCCGCTGATCTGGGCGCTCATCAACGGCGAGCCCGAAGTGGGCGTCACCGCGCACATGATGGACGAGGTGCTCGACGCCGGGGACATCGTCCTCCAGCGCTCGGTCGCCGTCGGCCCGACGGACACGACCACGGACCTGTTCCACAAGACGGTCGACCTGATCGCCCCGGTCACCATCGGCGCCCTCGACCTGATCGCCTCCGGGCAGAGCGAGTTCACGAAGCAGGACCGGTCCCAGGCCACCTTCTTCCACAAGCGGGCCGAGGAGGACATCCGGATCGACTGGACCTGGCCCGCCGAGGTCCTGGAGCGCCTGGTCCGCGCCCAGTGCGCGCCGTACCCGGCCGCCTTCACCTTCCACAAGGGCAAGCGCCTGGAGGTACTTTCCGCGGTCGTGTCCGAGGGCCTGTACGGCGGCACTCCCGGGCGGATCTTCTACCGCGAGGGCGAGGGCGTGGTGATCGTCGCCGGGGCCGACGCGCGCACGGGCCGCAACCACGGCCTGGCCGTCACCCGGGTACGGACCGAGGACGGCCGCGAGCTGCCCGCGTCCGAATACTTCACGGCCATGGGCGGCTACCTGACGGGCCGTCCCTGA
- a CDS encoding acyl-CoA dehydrogenase family protein, which yields MHLEYTPEQQRLRTELRAYFAELVPQDVYARYEDPAAQKRFYRETIRRLGADGWLGVGWPEEYGGRGMSPVDQFIFFDEAAQAVVPLPLMALNTVGPTIMQFGTDEQKASFLPKILAGEIDFAIGYSEPDAGTDLAALKCKAVREGDEDTGTYVVNGQKIWTTNGDTADWVWLAVRTDPDAPAHKGITMLLVPTSDPGYSCTLINTLASHDTTASHYEDIRVPASRRVGRENKGWRLITNQLNHERVTLAAHGTMAIRALHDVQRWAARTRLADGRRVIDLSWVRGRLARTHTRLDAMKLLNWQMVNAVEAGTLTPQDASAVKVYGSEARRDAYAWLMEVVGAAGSLKDGSAGAVLHGELERGYRSAVIFTFGGGNNEIQREIISWIGLGMPRVRR from the coding sequence GTGCACCTCGAATACACGCCCGAGCAGCAGCGGTTGCGCACCGAGCTGCGCGCCTACTTCGCCGAACTGGTCCCGCAGGACGTCTACGCCCGCTACGAGGACCCGGCCGCGCAGAAGCGCTTCTACCGCGAGACCATCCGCCGGCTGGGAGCCGACGGATGGCTCGGCGTCGGCTGGCCCGAGGAGTACGGCGGACGCGGGATGTCCCCGGTGGACCAGTTCATCTTCTTCGACGAGGCCGCGCAGGCCGTCGTGCCGCTGCCGCTCATGGCGCTGAACACCGTCGGGCCGACCATCATGCAGTTCGGCACCGACGAGCAGAAGGCCTCCTTCCTCCCGAAGATCCTCGCCGGCGAGATCGACTTCGCCATCGGCTACAGCGAACCCGACGCCGGCACCGACCTCGCCGCGCTCAAGTGCAAGGCCGTCCGCGAGGGCGACGAGGACACCGGCACCTACGTGGTCAACGGCCAGAAGATCTGGACCACCAACGGCGACACCGCCGACTGGGTCTGGCTCGCCGTCCGCACCGACCCCGACGCCCCCGCGCACAAGGGCATCACCATGCTCCTCGTGCCGACCTCGGACCCCGGGTACTCCTGCACCCTCATCAACACGCTCGCCTCGCACGACACCACCGCGAGCCACTACGAGGACATCCGCGTCCCGGCGAGCCGCCGGGTCGGCCGGGAGAACAAGGGCTGGCGCCTGATCACCAACCAGCTCAACCACGAGCGCGTCACCCTCGCCGCCCACGGGACCATGGCCATCCGCGCCCTGCACGACGTCCAACGCTGGGCCGCGCGGACCCGACTCGCCGACGGGCGCCGCGTGATCGACCTCTCCTGGGTCCGCGGCAGGCTCGCCCGCACCCACACGCGGCTCGACGCGATGAAGCTGCTCAACTGGCAGATGGTGAACGCGGTGGAGGCCGGCACCCTCACCCCGCAGGACGCCTCCGCCGTCAAGGTCTACGGCTCCGAGGCGCGCCGCGACGCGTACGCCTGGCTCATGGAGGTGGTCGGCGCGGCGGGCTCCCTCAAGGACGGTTCCGCCGGGGCGGTCCTGCACGGCGAGCTGGAGCGCGGCTACCGCAGCGCGGTCATCTTCACCTTCGGCGGCGGCAACAACGAGATCCAGCGCGAGATCATCTCGTGGATCGGCCTCGGCATGCCCCGCGTCCGCCGCTGA
- a CDS encoding SIS domain-containing protein: protein MSHVAQELATQPECWERAAELATTHRTSLPRHGERVAIVGCGTSYYMAQAAAVLREESGQGETDAFPASEFPRHRRYDRVVALTRSGTTTEVLDLLAGLRDAAVATTAVIGDPATPVTTLADDLVVLDFADERSVVQTRFATTALTLLRAHVGAHAPAVVADARTALAEPLPTGLETLDQYTFLGRGWSVGLAHEAALKMREASLSWAESYPAMEYRHGPVSVTGPGTLTWSLGETPDGIAEQVRGAGAAWVEGRLDPLAELVRVHRLALAVAAHRRLDPDAPRNLTRSVILTTGQEAVR from the coding sequence ATGAGTCACGTCGCGCAGGAGTTGGCCACACAACCCGAATGCTGGGAACGGGCCGCCGAACTGGCCACCACGCACCGGACCTCGCTGCCGCGACACGGGGAGCGCGTCGCGATCGTCGGCTGCGGAACCTCCTACTACATGGCCCAGGCCGCCGCCGTGCTGCGCGAGGAGTCCGGTCAGGGCGAGACGGACGCCTTCCCCGCCTCGGAGTTCCCGCGCCACCGCCGCTACGACCGCGTCGTGGCACTGACCCGCTCCGGAACCACCACCGAGGTACTGGACCTGCTGGCCGGTCTCCGGGACGCCGCGGTGGCGACCACCGCCGTCATCGGGGACCCGGCCACGCCCGTGACGACCCTCGCGGACGACCTCGTGGTCCTGGACTTCGCGGACGAACGGTCCGTCGTACAGACCCGCTTCGCCACCACCGCCCTCACCCTGCTGCGGGCCCACGTCGGCGCCCACGCCCCGGCCGTCGTCGCCGACGCGCGCACCGCGCTCGCCGAACCGCTGCCCACCGGACTGGAGACCCTCGACCAGTACACCTTCCTCGGCCGCGGCTGGAGCGTGGGACTCGCCCACGAGGCCGCCCTGAAGATGCGCGAGGCCTCCCTGTCCTGGGCCGAGTCCTACCCGGCCATGGAGTACCGGCACGGCCCCGTCAGCGTCACCGGCCCCGGCACCCTCACCTGGTCCCTCGGCGAGACCCCCGACGGCATCGCCGAACAGGTCCGCGGCGCCGGCGCCGCATGGGTGGAGGGCCGCCTCGACCCCCTCGCCGAACTGGTCCGCGTCCACCGGCTGGCGCTCGCCGTCGCCGCGCACCGACGGCTCGACCCGGACGCGCCCCGCAACCTGACCCGCTCCGTCATCCTCACCACGGGCCAGGAGGCGGTCCGATGA
- a CDS encoding DeoR/GlpR family DNA-binding transcription regulator — protein MTRNERRQKLLDLLVEGGGLEVEPAAEALGVSAATIRRDLDQLAEQQLLVRTRGGAAPHGVSYELPLRYRTSRRAAEKGRISEAVAALIAPGEVVGLTGGTTTTEVARALAARADLATGSPALTVVTNALNIAGELVIRPQFKIVLTGGVARPQSYELTGPLAQQVLGQLTVDTAVVGVDAFDPVDGAATRHEDEAAMNRLLCERARRVVIAADSSKLGVRAFARICAASAVDVLVTDTGVSPAVADAFARAGVEVHRV, from the coding sequence ATGACCCGCAACGAACGCCGGCAGAAGCTGCTGGACCTGCTGGTGGAGGGCGGCGGGCTGGAGGTGGAACCCGCGGCGGAGGCGCTCGGCGTGTCCGCCGCGACCATCCGCAGGGACCTCGATCAGCTCGCGGAACAGCAGTTGCTCGTCCGCACCCGCGGCGGGGCGGCGCCGCACGGGGTCTCCTACGAACTCCCCCTGCGCTACCGGACCTCCCGCCGCGCCGCCGAGAAGGGCAGGATCAGCGAGGCGGTGGCGGCGCTGATCGCCCCGGGCGAAGTCGTCGGCCTGACGGGCGGCACGACCACCACCGAGGTCGCCCGCGCGCTGGCGGCCCGCGCGGACCTCGCCACGGGCTCCCCCGCCCTGACCGTCGTCACCAATGCCCTGAACATCGCGGGAGAACTGGTGATCCGACCCCAGTTCAAGATCGTGCTGACGGGCGGGGTGGCTCGCCCCCAGTCCTACGAACTGACGGGGCCGCTGGCCCAACAGGTGCTCGGACAGCTGACCGTGGACACCGCGGTCGTCGGCGTCGACGCCTTCGACCCGGTGGACGGCGCCGCCACCCGGCACGAGGACGAGGCCGCCATGAACCGGCTGCTGTGCGAGCGCGCCCGCCGCGTGGTGATCGCGGCCGACTCCAGCAAGCTCGGCGTACGCGCCTTCGCCCGGATCTGCGCGGCGTCCGCCGTGGACGTGCTGGTGACGGACACGGGGGTGTCGCCCGCCGTGGCCGACGCCTTCGCGAGGGCGGGCGTCGAGGTCCACCGCGTCTGA